GCTCTCACGTGCCCCGCCGCGGACATCCTGCAGTTCCTTCTCGACGTGCGAGCCAAGCGCTTCCTCACCCGGAAGGGTGCATTCCACGCCGTATCCCCGTGCCCGTACAGCAGCTAGAACCTCACGATAGTGCGATTCCACAGCTTTGCTCGGCTTGCCCATCACATCTTGGTCCAGCCAGTTGCGGACTGCTCGATCGTCCTGCCAGGCCAGGAAAATTCCCGCGAGTGGCGGCCGAAACTGGATCCTGTCGCCGATCTGCTGGCCCATGGTTCCACGCCGTACGCCTCGGGGCTGCACAAGTTCGGCTACGACCAGGTCGGCACTTGAGGTGACCAAGGCGGCGCATGCGACGCCGAGTTCGTCGGCGAGGCCCGCCAGCGATGGCCGTGCGATATCGACAACGTTGGTCGCACCTCGTGCGGCGTCGCCGATCGGGACCAGCCGAGGTCCGAGTTGATAGGTCTTGCGGTGTGGATGACGTACCAGCCAGCCTCGGCGAGTGAGTTCGATCAGCATCGGGTGGCAGGTGGCTTTGTCGACCTGCAGCATCCTGGCTATGTCGGCGAGCGAGCGCTGCTGCGATGTGTCGGCGGCGAGGAACTCCAAGACCTCTACTAGGCGCGCTGTCTGAGGTGACGGCCTCGGCAATTCGATCACCCCTGTGGTCTTGGTCGGACAACTCCGGGCACTACTCTGCCGAATCGTTTACGAATTGTAAATGTTGACAGGCAATGTGCCACTTCATAGATTGACTCGCATCACACTTCGCCACATGATCGGACGTGCAGTTATGGATCTGGGTCTCCGCGATACCGTCGCGCTGATAGTCGGGGGCGCCTCGGGCATCGGGTGGGCAAGCGCCCAAGCCTTTGCCGCGGAAGGCGCGAAGGTCGTGATCGCCGACCTCAACGGAGAGACTGCTGCCGACCGCGCCGCATCGCTACCACAGGCATGGTCACGGCGCGTCGACGTGACGAGCGAGGACGACATCCAGGCGCTGTTCGCGGCAGTTATCGAACGCGAAGGCCGGCTTGATTCGGTGGTCAGCTGCGCCGGCATAGGACACCTAGGTGCGATTCGGGACATCGAGCTCGCTGACTGGCAGAACGTCATCGACATCTGTCTCACCGGGTCGTTCCTGGTGATGAAGCACGCGGCGCGGGTCATGACAGGCGGCGGATCGATCGTGAACATCGCCTCGCTGAACGCGCGCCAGACAGCCGCGGGGTACGGCGTATACAGCGCTGCTAAGCGTGGGTTGACTGCGCTTGCTGAGGTCGCCGCTCTCGAGTTAGCCGCGGACGGGGTTCGGGTCAATACGATCTCTCCCGGGCTGATTGATACCCCGCTGACGAACACGCTGCGTGCGATCCCCGGCGTGCAGGAGGAGTTCACCGATAACACGCCGCTTAGGCGTAACGGGCGCCCCGAGGATATCGCCGCAACCGCGCTCTTCTTGTGCTCGTCAATGGCCGACTGGACGACCGGCGACACGCTGGATGTCAACGGTGGCGGTCATCTACAGCGCTATCCGA
The Cumulibacter soli genome window above contains:
- a CDS encoding IclR family transcriptional regulator, encoding MIELPRPSPQTARLVEVLEFLAADTSQQRSLADIARMLQVDKATCHPMLIELTRRGWLVRHPHRKTYQLGPRLVPIGDAARGATNVVDIARPSLAGLADELGVACAALVTSSADLVVAELVQPRGVRRGTMGQQIGDRIQFRPPLAGIFLAWQDDRAVRNWLDQDVMGKPSKAVESHYREVLAAVRARGYGVECTLPGEEALGSHVEKELQDVRGGARESILESVYSKMMRPHMAIAELDPERQYMPFSINAPVFDDSAVAVLAVCAYDFRAPLSAAEVHTIGLTVRATARSVTHAIYGLEPPQKA
- a CDS encoding SDR family NAD(P)-dependent oxidoreductase, giving the protein MIGRAVMDLGLRDTVALIVGGASGIGWASAQAFAAEGAKVVIADLNGETAADRAASLPQAWSRRVDVTSEDDIQALFAAVIEREGRLDSVVSCAGIGHLGAIRDIELADWQNVIDICLTGSFLVMKHAARVMTGGGSIVNIASLNARQTAAGYGVYSAAKRGLTALAEVAALELAADGVRVNTISPGLIDTPLTNTLRAIPGVQEEFTDNTPLRRNGRPEDIAATALFLCSSMADWTTGDTLDVNGGGHLQRYPNVMAAAAALTPEEFEKLQSL